GACCTCACCTGCTCGGTGGAGCCAGGGGAGGTCCTCGGCTTTTTGGGGCCCAACGGGGCCGGCAAGAGCACCACCATGCGCATCGTCACCGGCTACATGCCTCCTACGACCGGGAGCGTCCGGGTGGCCGGCGTCGACGCCCTGGACGATCCCGTGCGCCTCAAGAGCCGGGTCGGCTACCTCCCCGAGATCCCCCCGTCTACGGCGAGATGACGGTGCGGGGCTACCTGCTCTTCGTGGCCGAGATGCGACGGGTGCCGCGACACCGGCGCCGCCGCCACGTCGACGAGATCATGGGGCGGACCGGCGTCGCCGACGTGGCGCACCGGCTGGCGGGCCGGCTCTCCCGGGGCTACAAGCAGCGGGTGGGCCTGGCGGCCGCCCTGGTGGGGGAGCCGCCCGTGCTGGTGCTGGACGAGCCCACGGCAGGGATGGATCCCCGCCAGATCATCGAGATGCGCCAGCTCATCCGGAGCCTGGCCGGACGACACACCGTGCTGCTCAGTTCCCACATCCTGCCCGAGGTGGCCAGCACGTGCCAGCGGGTCCTGATCATCAACAAGGGCCGCCTGGTGGCGCAGGACACCCCCGACAACCTGTCCGCCCGGTTGGGTGGCCGACGGCACCTGAGGCTGGAGGTGAGGGGTGACCGTGAGGCCCTGGAGGCCGCGCTGGCCGAGGTGCCGGGCATCGTCGAGGTCCGGTGGCCGGGCGGGCCGGGCCAGGAGGGGACCGCGGTGGCAGAGCTCGACCTCGGTCCCGGCGGAGCCGATGGCGAGGCCGCCGGAGACGTCCGGGAGGCCATCTTCTTCGCGCTGGCGCGCCGGGGCTTGCCCATCCTGGAGATGCGCAGCCTCGACCGCAGCCTCGAAGACGTCTTCCTGGAGCTCGTCACCCACGAGGACCTGGAGCCCGACGCCAGGACCTGACGGGGGAAGGAGGAGGCAACGCCGATGGCCGTCTTCGCCATCTTCAAGCGGGAGCTCAAGAGCTACCTGGTCTCGCCGCTGGCCTACGCGGCCGGGGTCGTCTTCCTCGCCATCTCCGGCTACTTCTTCTCCGTCATCCTGCTGGCCACCCGCATCGCAGACCTGCGGCCGTACTTCCTCAACCTGGGCGTCATCCTGCTGCTGGTGACGCCGCTGTTGACGATGCGATCCCTGGCCGAGGAGCGCCAGAGCCACACCGACGAGCTGCTCATGACGCTGCCCGCCACGCCGGCCCAGATCGTGGTGGGCAAGTACCTGGCCACCCTGGCCCTCTATGCCGGGATGCTCGCGCTGACGGCCGTCTACCCCGCATTGCTGTACTGGCTCTCCGACCCTCCCGCCGGCCCCATCCTCTCGTCCTACCTGGGCGCGCTGCTCCTGGGGGGCACCTTCCTGGCCGTGGGCGTCTTCACCTCGTCGCTGACCGACAGCCAGATGGTCGCGGGGCTGCTCTGCTTCGGTCTCATCCTGTTGATGTGGGTCATCAACTGGCTGGCCTTCGCGATGACGGGGCCCGTTGCCGACGCGGCGCGCCAGCTGGCCGTCTTCGAGCGCTTCGACGACTTCACCAAGGGGCTCGTCGACTCGACGCACGTGCTCTTCTACGTGAGTGCCATCGCCATCTTGCTCTTCTTGAGCGTGCGGAGCCTCGAGCGGCGCACGTGGATGTGAGGGGGGGGCGCGCGATGCAAGAGTCCGAGCGCATCGGTGGGATCCAGCGGCTGACGCGAGCGGGTGCTCGCCTGCGGCTGGCGCGTGGGGCCAACGCCACGCTCTTCACCCTCTTCGTGGTGGGCATCGTGGTCCTCCTCAACGTCATGCTGGCCCAGCGCCCGCTGCGCCTCGACCTCTCGGCTGACAAGCGCTTCCAGCTCGCTCCGCAGAGTCGCCAGGCCCTCGACCGCCTGCGGCAGCCCGTCACCCTGTACGCCTTCGTCTTCGAGGGTACCGAGGAGGCCGAGCGCCTGGGCGATCTGTTGCGAGAGTACCGCCTGGCGTCGGACCGGGTGCGGGTGCGGATGGTGGACCCCGATCGTGAGCCGACCCTGGCCCAGAAGTACGAGGTGCGCGCCGCGGGCACGGTCGTCGTGGAGATGGGGAGCAACTACCGCAAGATCGAGCCCTTCAACCTGTTCACCTCGTCGCTGTACGGCGCGATGGAGTTCCGAGGGGAGCAGGCGGTGACCCGGGCGCTGCTGGAGCTGAGCGGCCTGGGCGGCAGCGTCGTCTACTTCCTGGAGGGCCACGGCGAGGGAAGCCCCTACGACGACTACTCGGAGCTGCGCGGCTATCTCGAAGGGGAGGGCTTCACGGTCAAGACCCTCAACCTCGCGCTGACCGACTCGGTGCCCGACGACGCACGGGTCGTGGTGGTGGCCGGACCTCGCACGGATCTGGCCGTCCAGGAGCGGGAGATGCTGGAGGCGTTCGTGCAGGAGCGCGGAGGGCGGCTGGCGCTCTGGCTCGACCCGCTGCCCAACCGGCAGCTCCCGCAGGTCGATGGGCTGCTGGCGACGCTGGGGGTCGAGCGCGTGCCGGGGGTCGTCGTGGACCCGGGCCGTGCTCTCTTCGGAGACGCGCTGAGCCCCGTGCCGGAGTTGCGGTGGCACGACGTGACGAGTCCCCTCATCCAGGCCAACGTGGGCGTGGTGTTGCCGGGCGCTCAGGCCCTTCGCGCGGCGTCGGGTGACCGCGTCACGGCCCTGATGGTGAGCACCGACCGCGCCTGGGCCGAGCGCGACGTGAGCGGCCAGCGCTGGCAACGTGACGGGGAGGACGTGGCGGGCCCCCTCGAGCTGGCCCTGGCCATCCAGCGGGAGGAGCCGGTGGCGCCAGCCACTGCCACGTCTGAGGCCACGTCGGCGGCGAGCGCGGACGAAGCGTCCGCCCAGCCGTCGGAGGGCGAGACGACCCGGGTCCCGGTCGCCGTCGTGGTGGGCAACTCCACCTTCGCCCGCAACGGCTCCTTCGCCTTCCAGGGCAACCGGGACTTCGCGGCCAACCTGATCACGTGGCTGGCCGGCCAGAGCGAGATGGTCACCATCCGGCCCACCACCACCCCGCTGCCCACGGTGCTCCTGACGGGCCGCCAGGCACGGGGCATCTTCTACGGCACCACCCTGGGCATGCCGCTGGCGGTGGTGGTGGCCGGCGTGCTGGTCTGGTGGCGGAGGCGAGGCCTGTGAGACGCTCGGTCTGGACCGTGGCCACCGGCGTCGTCTTCGTCGGGCTGCTGGCCGTCTGGGCAGTCTGGATGCGACCGGCCGGCTCCCGGCAAGCGCCGGGCACGACCGTCCTGGAGGTGGAGCCCGCCGAGGTGCAGGCGCTGGTGGTGGAGCACCGCGACGGCGTCACGGTGGAGATCCAGCGAGACGGCGACGGGTGGCGGATCGGGCGGCCGCGGCCGGTGCCGGCCAGCTCGTCGGCCGTCGACTCGCTGTTGCGGGCCCTGGCGCCCCTCGAGGCGCGCCGCGTCATCGCATCCGGACCGTCCGACGGGGAGGGCGACGGCACCGTGGATCCGGCCGCCTTCGGACTCGCTCCTCCTCAGGCGGTGTTGACGCTGACGCTGGCCGACGGGTCGAGCCGGCGGCTGCGGGTCGGGGACCCGACCCCCGTCTCCCAGGGCCTGCCGGCGTACTACGCGCAGGACGAGCGGAGCGGCGCCATCTATACCATCGACGCCTACGTGGCCGAGCAGATCACGGGCTCCTGGGAGAGCTTTCGGGAGCGCCGGTTGGTGCCGTTGGCGGTCGACGACGTCCGGCTGGTGCGGATCCGGCGGGACGGCGTGACGCTGGAGGCCCGGCGCGACCCTCAGGCCCCGGTCGCCGAGAGGCGGTGGAGGCTGATGGCTCCGTACCAGGCGCCCGGCGATACGCAGGCCATCGAGAGCGTGCTGCGGGATCTCGAGTTCGCCCGGATCGGCCGCTTCGTCGACGACGAGCCGTCGGCGGACGCGCTGGCCGGTTGGGGGCTCGCCTCGCCTCGAGCGGTCATCGAGGTGGAGTACGTCGCCTCGGAGCAGGCCGAGACGACCGCCACCGTCGTCGTGATGGTGGGCCACGAGGCCGACGAGGGCAGCCGCTACGTCAAGCTCGCCGGCAGCCCCTCCGTCTACACCCTCCCCCAGTCGGACCTGCAGGCGGCCCTCGAGGCGGCTGCCGATGACTGGGTCCGGCGCCGGGTGCTGGGTCTGGCCCGCTCCGAGATCCAGCGGATCTCCATCGGGATGGAGGGCCGCCCGGGCCCTTACACGCTGGAGCGAGACCCGCAGGGCGGCTGGAGGCTGGCGCCCCAGGGAGAGGCGTTGGAGACGGGCGAGGTCGAGTCGTGGCTGGACTCCCTGTGGCGGCTGCAGGCCGAGGGCGTCGCCGCGGTGGGGAGGGGGGCCCAACCTCCCCAGCGAAGTACGGGGGGCCAGGCCACCGTCATCGAGCTGACGGTCGCGGGCCATGACGGTGTCCCCGTGACCCGCCTGGTGATCCCGGTGCCCTTGCAGGCGGCGGCCGGGGACGGGGGCAGTGCGGCCCTGCGAAGGGTCTACGTGGAGCAGGGCCAGGACCGGCTGGTCTACGAGATCGCCGACGACGCGCTGAGGGGAATCGAGGGCGTCATCGCGAAATGGACGGCACCCGAGCAGGGAGCCGGCTCGTCGCCCTCCGCCAGTCGCTGAGCAAGGCCGTCCTGCCGTTGCGGGCCGTGCCCGCATGGCGGGACCTTCAGCCGGCGGAGGTGCTGATGCTGACAGCCACCTACGGGCAGGGACACATCCAGGCTGCCCGGGCCCTGGCGGAGGCCATGGCGGTGGTGCGTCCCGGCATCCGGACGGCCAGCATCGACTTCTTCGACCTGATCAATCCGGTCTTCAACGCCGCCACCCGCCTCGCCTACATCTACTCGGTGCGCAAGGCGCCGGTGCTGTGGCGGGAGTTTTACGAGCGCACGGCGCGCATCGACCCCGACTCCTTCCTGCAGCAGCGGCTGTACCACCTGGGGGAGTCGGCGCTGCGCCGCACCATCGAGGCGACGCAGGCCCGGGTCGTGGTCTCCACCCACCCGACGCCGGGCGGGGTGGTGGCCGAGCTCCATCGCGACGGCAAGCTTTGGCCCGAGCCCGCGTTGACGGCGACGGTCATCACCGACTACGTGCTCCACAGTCAGTGGGTGCATCCATCGACCGGCCTCTACCTGGCGTCGTGCCATGACGTCGCCGACGAATTGATGGCGCGGGGCATCCCCGCCAGCCGGATCGAGGTGACGGGCATCCCCATCCGGTCCGGCTTCCGCCGACCCGTCGATCGGGAGGCGGCTCGCGCCCGGTGGGGTCTGGATGCCGAGCGGCCCGTCGTGGTGATGCTCATCGGGGCTCACGGGATGATGCGGGGCGCGGTCGAGGCGTGCCGTAGGCTGGCGCGCCTGCCGGAGCCGCTCCAGCTGGTGGTCGTGGCCGGCTTCGACCGCCACCTGCAGGCCACCCTGGAGGCGGAGCTGGCCGGCTCGCCGCATCCGGTGCGGGTGCTGGGCTTCGTCGAAGAGGTGCCGGCGTTGATGGCGGCCAGTGACGTGCTGGTGACCAAGCCGGGCGGGCTGACGGTCTCGGAGGCCCTGGCCATGGGCACGTGCACCGTGGTCTACTCGCCCATCCCCGGCCAGGAGGAGGGCAACGCGGCGTACCTGCGACGCCACGACGCCGCGGAGGTGGCCGCGTCGCCCGCCGAGCTGGCCTTCGTCGTCGAGGGGCTGCTGCAGGCACCCGAGCGCCGGCGCCAGCTGGCGGAGCGTGCCCGCCAGCTGGGGCGCCCCGATGCCGCCACGGAGGCGGCCTCGCTCATCCTGGGGCGCGGCCTGCCGTGAGCGGCACGGGCCTCCTCCTGATGGGCCTGGCGGGTGCCTGGACCGCGCTGGCCGCTCTCTCGTACACCGTGGGCGCCGACGTCTGGTATCGGGGGCTGGGATGCGGCGTCATCCGGGAGGGGCCCGGTGCTGGCGGGCAGCTCGCGCTCACCTTCGACGACGGGCCCGACCCCGTCTGGACAGCCCGCATCGCCTCGGCCCTGGAGGCCTTCGGGGCCAGGGGCACCTTCTTCGTACTGGCATCGGGGGCCCGCCGGCATCCCGCCGTCGTGCGCAGGTTGCTGGAGGGGGGACACGAGGTCGCCCTCCATGGGTACGACCACCGTCCGCTGTGGCTGACGGGACCCCGCGAGAGCTGCCGGCGACTCTTCGAGGCCGTCGCCGTGCTGGAGAGCATCCTGGACGGCCAGCGGCCGCGCTTCTTCCGTCCTCCGTGGGGCCACTTCAACCTGGCGGCGGCTCGCTGCGCCCGGGAGTTGGGGCTGCGGCTGGTGCTGTGGTCGCACGCGCCTCCCGACTGGCGAGCGAGGACTCCCGCCGGGGAGCTGGCCCGGCACCTGCGGGAGGCCCTGCGCCCCGGCGCCATCGTGGACCTGCACGACGCGGGCCCCGGTGACCGTCCCCTCGTGCTGGCGGAGGTGCTGCCCGAGGCGCTGCAGCTCGGCCGGAGCCGGGGGCTGCGGTTCGTCACCCTGTCGCAGCTCCTGCACGACGATGGCGGGGCGGCGCCCCGACGGGCCCGTCCCATCCGGCAAGGGGAGGCCACCCACACGTGAGCCGGCCGACCCACGCGCGCGGCCGCGGAGCTCGGAGCCGATGGCGACACCTGATGGCGCGGGCCTGGTCCGGGTGGGAGTGGGCCTTCGCCAAGCTCTTTCGGCTCTACCAGGTGCCGGGGGCCGGCGACGGCGTGCTGAGTTTCGGTTTCCGCCGGTGGCGGGGCCCGGCCGTCCGGCTCGGAGACGGCACCGTGGTGCGGCGCGGCGACTGGGTCGCCGAGGTGCACATCACCAGCCCGCGGGTGCTGGCCCGAAGGGACGTGGCCAGCTCGTCACTGACCCGGCTGGTCTTCGTCCTCAGCGCGCAGATGCGCTCGGCGCTGCAGGCTCTGGCGCGCGAGATCGAGTCGGGCCGCCTGACGGTGCCCATCGTCGCGCTGTACGGCAAGACGCTGCTGCACCGGGGGGCTGCGAGGCTGGGCTTCGAGGTGCACGATCTGCCCGAGGGGATCGGCTCGCGGCTCCTGGCGGCCTACGAGCGCTGGCTGGTGAGTCTGTACCACCCACTGGCCCCCGGTGCGGGGGCGATGGGGGAGCGGGTCAAGATCGTCTGGCTCTCCACGGGGGCCCTGCTGCGGCGCTTCGGCGAGAGAGGGCCGACCATCGGCGACCGGACCGGGGCGCAGGCGGAGGCTCCTTCGTGGTATACTGCGCCAGGCAATCCAGGGGAGGGCACGCGACCGTGATCACCCTGACGGCAGAGGCGACCACCCAGTTGAGAAGGCTCCTGGCCGAGAAGAACCGGCCAGGGCTCTTCTTGCGGCTCTTCGTGCAGCCGGGGGGCTGCCGGGGCTTCTCTTACGGCATGGCCTTCGACGACGAGATGCGCGATGACGACGTGGTCGTCGAGCACGAGGGCGTGCGCATCGCGGTGGATCCCTTCAGCGCCCGGCTGCTGGAGGGCGCCCGCGTCGACTACACCGACGCCCTGATGGGCGGCGGCTTCACCATCACCAACCCCAACGCCGTCTCCACCTGCGGCTGCGGCCGCTCGTTTAGGACCCGGGGGGCCCGGGGCAATCCCCAGTCCTGCTGCCACTGACGGGTCACCCCGCGCCTGCGTCGAGCCCCGTGCGTCCGGCGACGCCCCATGTATACAGGTGGCGGCCCTTTCGCTGCCAGCGAAGGGGTGTTATAATGCATCGGAACGTTGCATGGATGCAAACCGCCTCAACACACGAAGCCGGGGGGAGTGCCCGTGTCGGCAACGGAGCTGACGCTGAAGCTGGCCGGTGAGGCCGGCCAAGGCGTCGAGTCGAGTGGAGCGGGCTTCGCCCGGGCGCTGCACCGCGCCGGGCTGCACGTCTTCACCTGGTCCGACTACATGTCCCGCATCCGAGGGGGCCACAACTCCTTCGCCATCCGGCTCAGCGCGCAGGGGCCCGTGGCGGCCCCGACCGACCGGGTGCACCTGCTGCTGGCCTTCGACGAGGCCAGTGTCGACGCCCACCTCTCCGAGATGGAGCCGGGCGGCGTCTTCCTGTTGGACGAGCCCCTGGCCAAGCTTGCGCCCAAGGTCGAGGGCGGCGGTGCCCAGGCGTTGGTCGCGCCCTTCACCCGTCTCGCCGAGGAGGCCGGCGGCAACAAGGTGATGGCCAACACCACGGCGCTCGGCATGGCAGCCGCTCTGATCGGCGTCGGCCTCGAGACCATCGAAGAGGTGATCCGGGAGAACTTCGGCCGTCGCAAGGGCTCGGGCGTGGCCGAGGCCAACTTGAGGGTCGCCCATGCCGGCTATGCCTTCGCCAGGGAGAACTGGCAGGGGCGCTTCCGTTGGACCCTGCCGGCGGCCCGGGTCGATGGGCGCCGCGCCATCCTCATCAACGGAAACCAGGCCCTGGGGCTCGGGGCCCTGGCGGGCGGCTGCCGCTTCATCGCCGCCTACCCCATGACGCCGGCGTCGTCGCTCTACGAGTGGCTGACCGCCCAGGCCAACCGCTACGGGGTCGTCTCCAAGCAGGCCGAGGACGAGATCGCCGCCATCGCGATGGCCATCGGGGCCGGCTATGCGGGGGTGCGGGCCATGACGGCCACCTCCGGCGGCGGCTTCTCGCTGATGGTGGAGGCGCTGGGGCTGGCCGGCATGGCCGAGGTGCCCGTGGTCGTGGTGCTGGCCCAGCGGCCGGGCCCCTCGACGGGCATGCCGACCCGGACGGGTCAGGGTGATCTCCTCTTCTCGCTGCACGCCTCCCAGGGGGAGTTCCCTCGCATCGTGCTGGCGCCGGGCTCGCAGGAGGAGTGCTACGAGGTGGGCGTACGGGCCTTCAACCTGGCCGAGCGCTATCAGTGCCCCGTCATCGTGCTGACCGACGGCTTCCTGGCCAGCAGCTTCAAGACATCGCCCGAGGCCAGCTTCGACATCACCGGGGTGGCCATCGATCGTGGCGAGTGGCTGTCGGCTGACGAGGTCAAGTCGTTGCAGGGCCCTTACGCCCGCTACAAGCTGACCCCATCGGGCATCTCGCCGCGTGCCCTGCCGGGGCTGCCCGGCGCCGTGCAGATGGCCTGCTCCGACGAGCATACCGAGCTGGGACACTTCGAGGACGAGGACGCCGACAACCGCATCGCCCAGCAGTCCAAGCGAATGCGCAAGCTGGAGGCGGCCAGGGCCGAGATGCGGCCGCCGGAGCGGTACGGGCCCGAGGAGGCCGAGATGACCCTGGTGGGCTGGGGGTCGTCCAAGGGCGCGCTGTACGAGGCCGTCGATCGCCTGGTGGCGGAGGGCGTCTCGGCCAACGCGTTGCACTTCGTCGACATTTACCCCTTCCCCCAGGCGGCTGTGCAGGCCATCGAAGGGGTGCGCTACATGGTCGTCGTGGAGGGCAACTACACGGGGCAGTTCGCCCGGCTGTTGCGCGCGGAGACGGGGCGCAAGGCCGACGAGATCATCACCCGCGACGACGGGCGCCCCATCACGCCGGGCTACATCCTGTCTCGCCTGGAGAGGGTGGCCGTCCATGCTGGACGCGAAGCTGTATAACAGCCCGGTCCGCCCGACCTGGTGCCCGGGTTGCGGTGACTTCGGCATCCTCAATGCGGTGAAGCAGGCGCTGTCCGAACTGGAGATCTACCCTCACGAGGTGGTCTTCGTCTCGGGCATCGGCTGCGGCAGCAAGCTGCCCGACTACATCCACGCCAACGGCTTCACCACCCTGCACGGGCGCGCGTTGCCGGTGGCGCAGGGCATCAAGCTGGCCAACCCCAAGCTGCACGTCATCGCCATCACGGGGGACGGCGACGGCTACGGTATCGGCGGCAACCACTTCCTGCACGCGCTGCGTCGCAACCCCAACATCACGCACATCGTCGAGAACAACATGGTCTACGGCCTGACCAAGGGGCAGACGGCGCCGACGTCGCAGCGTGGGTTCGTCAGCAGCACGACGCCGGATGGCTCCATCGAGAAGGCCGTCAATCCCCTCGCCCTGGCCATCGCGGGCGGCGCCTCCTTCGTGGCGCGCGGCTTCTCCGGCAATCCCAAGCACCTGGCCAGGCTCATCGCTCGGGCCATCCGCCACGAGGGGTACGCCCTGGTCGACGTGCTGCAGCCGTGCGTCATCTTCAACCGCATCAACACCTACGACTGGTACCGTGAGCGGGTCTACCTGCTCGACGACGACCCGTCGTACGATCCGTCCAACTACGAGGCGGCCTGGGAGAAGGCCCACGAGTGGGGCGAGCACATCCCGCTGGGGGTCATCTACGAGGTGACGGGCGAGCCCTCGTACGAGGCGCAGGTGCCGGCGCTCAAGGAAGGGCCCATCGCCACGCAGGAGCTGCGTCCCCTGAGCCTGGAGCAGGCCGAGACCCTGCTGGGGCAGTTCCGCTAGACGAGTCCCACGTCCCCCAAAACCGGCACGATCGGGGCCGGCCCCTCCAGAGCCGGCCCCGATCGCGCGCGGGGCATAAGGCGGGGCCCGGCGGAATAGCCAAGAGCCAGAGGTCGTCCAGCCAGGGAGAGGAGGGGCCCCTTGCACCCTCGGCGGGGCTTTTGGCTCAGGGCGACCATCGTCGCCACGATGCTGGCGGCACAGGCGTGGACGGCCGCGACGGTCGTGGCGGCGACGGGGCCCGCATCCACCGGCCCGATGATGGGGGTCTGCGCCGAAGCGGAGACGCTCGGCGTGCCGGGCCGCCCCGATCCGCCCGACGCCGTGCGGGAGCTGCAGCTCGGGCTGCGCCTGTTGGGACGGTTTGCCCACCCCATCACCGGCCTCTACGACGAACGGACCCGGGAGGCGCTCCGGCGCTTCCAGGCGGAGCACGGTCTGACGCCGGACGGGGTGGTGGGGCCCCGTACGTGGGAGGCGCTGGCCCGGGCCTACGAACAGGAGGCCGCCGGACTGGCCGCGACGCAACGGGCGGCACCGGGGTCGGCAGACGCCCGTCCGCTGCCCTCCCATCCGGACCGGCAGGCGGGCGGTTACTGGATCGTCATCGACACGACGGCCGTCGAGCTGACGCTCTACCAGGGCGAACAGGTGGTGCGTCGCTGGCCCGTCGCGGTGGGCAAGCCGTCCACCATCACCCCGGTGGGCGAGTGGCGGGTCATCCGCAAGGCTCGTGACTGGGGCGGCGGCTTCGGCACGCGCTGGCTGGGCCTCGACGTCCCCTGGGGCATCTACGGCATCCACGGCACCAACAAGCCCTGGTCCATCGGCACCCGCGCCAGTGGAGGGTGCATCCGCATGTTCAACGACGACGTGGAGCAGCTCTGGGACATGGTCCCCGAGGGGACACCGGTCACCATCGTGGGCGTGCTGCCCGAGGCCACGTGGGACAGCCCCATCGGGTCGGGGGCCTCGGGCTGGAACGTCCCCGTCCTGCAGTGGGCCCTTCGAGATCACGGGTTCGACGCCGGGCGGGCCGACGGCAAGATGGGCCCCCAGACCATGCAGGCCGTCGCCGAGGCGCAACGTCAGTGGGCGCTTCCCCCGGTGGCGGCGGCGACCCCGGACCTCTTCAGGGCCCTGGGGCTGAGAATGTAGGTGGGTGGCAGCGTGACGCGCCGGCGCATCGTATCGTGGTGGCCCGTCGTCGTGCTCGTGGCGGCCGCTCTGCTCGTCGGCTGGGGCATCGGCAGCCTGTACGATCCCGTCGTCTCGGCTCTCTCCCTGCCCCGATGGCCCTGGTGGGGGCCCCGGGTGCGGGTCGGCGAGCGGGAGTTTCGCCCGGACCTGCGCCCCCGACCGGACGTGACGATGGATCTGCAGGTGTGGGACGTCGACCAGCCCGCACGGCGCGAGGCCGGTGGATGGCCGCAGGTGCTGGCCGAGGGGATCGAGGCCTTCCGGGCACGCTACCCCAACGCCACGGTGCAGGTGAGGGTGCTGCCCTGGAGGGAGTACGCCCGGACCGTGGGCGAAGCCCTGCGGATGGGTCAGCTTCCCGACGTGCTGGGCACCCCCGACGCCATCTACCTCCTCGACGCGCGATGGCAGGTGCCCCTGCGCCGGTACATGGAGCCCCGGCTCCCCCGGGTACGCTCCCTGGCCATCATGCCCGGCGCCTGGGATCTCGTCACCCGGGAGGAGGAGTGGTGGGGGGTGCCGCGGTGGGTGGAGTGGCACGGCTGGCTCAAGAGGGCGGGCGCGGCGCCGGGGCGCGTCTGGGTGGACTCGGGGCATCCCCTCACCTGGCGCTACCTGGCCATGACCCTGACGC
This genomic interval from Limnochorda sp. LNt contains the following:
- a CDS encoding ATP-binding cassette domain-containing protein, translated to MIQLVQVGKRFGQRWAVQDLTCSVEPGEVLGFLGPNGAGKSTTMRIVTGYMPPTTGSVRVAGVDALDDPVRLKSRVGYLPEIPPSTAR
- a CDS encoding ABC transporter ATP-binding protein, which codes for MTVRGYLLFVAEMRRVPRHRRRRHVDEIMGRTGVADVAHRLAGRLSRGYKQRVGLAAALVGEPPVLVLDEPTAGMDPRQIIEMRQLIRSLAGRHTVLLSSHILPEVASTCQRVLIINKGRLVAQDTPDNLSARLGGRRHLRLEVRGDREALEAALAEVPGIVEVRWPGGPGQEGTAVAELDLGPGGADGEAAGDVREAIFFALARRGLPILEMRSLDRSLEDVFLELVTHEDLEPDART
- a CDS encoding ABC transporter permease encodes the protein MAVFAIFKRELKSYLVSPLAYAAGVVFLAISGYFFSVILLATRIADLRPYFLNLGVILLLVTPLLTMRSLAEERQSHTDELLMTLPATPAQIVVGKYLATLALYAGMLALTAVYPALLYWLSDPPAGPILSSYLGALLLGGTFLAVGVFTSSLTDSQMVAGLLCFGLILLMWVINWLAFAMTGPVADAARQLAVFERFDDFTKGLVDSTHVLFYVSAIAILLFLSVRSLERRTWM
- a CDS encoding GldG family protein, yielding MQESERIGGIQRLTRAGARLRLARGANATLFTLFVVGIVVLLNVMLAQRPLRLDLSADKRFQLAPQSRQALDRLRQPVTLYAFVFEGTEEAERLGDLLREYRLASDRVRVRMVDPDREPTLAQKYEVRAAGTVVVEMGSNYRKIEPFNLFTSSLYGAMEFRGEQAVTRALLELSGLGGSVVYFLEGHGEGSPYDDYSELRGYLEGEGFTVKTLNLALTDSVPDDARVVVVAGPRTDLAVQEREMLEAFVQERGGRLALWLDPLPNRQLPQVDGLLATLGVERVPGVVVDPGRALFGDALSPVPELRWHDVTSPLIQANVGVVLPGAQALRAASGDRVTALMVSTDRAWAERDVSGQRWQRDGEDVAGPLELALAIQREEPVAPATATSEATSAASADEASAQPSEGETTRVPVAVVVGNSTFARNGSFAFQGNRDFAANLITWLAGQSEMVTIRPTTTPLPTVLLTGRQARGIFYGTTLGMPLAVVVAGVLVWWRRRGL
- a CDS encoding DUF4340 domain-containing protein, with product MRRSVWTVATGVVFVGLLAVWAVWMRPAGSRQAPGTTVLEVEPAEVQALVVEHRDGVTVEIQRDGDGWRIGRPRPVPASSSAVDSLLRALAPLEARRVIASGPSDGEGDGTVDPAAFGLAPPQAVLTLTLADGSSRRLRVGDPTPVSQGLPAYYAQDERSGAIYTIDAYVAEQITGSWESFRERRLVPLAVDDVRLVRIRRDGVTLEARRDPQAPVAERRWRLMAPYQAPGDTQAIESVLRDLEFARIGRFVDDEPSADALAGWGLASPRAVIEVEYVASEQAETTATVVVMVGHEADEGSRYVKLAGSPSVYTLPQSDLQAALEAAADDWVRRRVLGLARSEIQRISIGMEGRPGPYTLERDPQGGWRLAPQGEALETGEVESWLDSLWRLQAEGVAAVGRGAQPPQRSTGGQATVIELTVAGHDGVPVTRLVIPVPLQAAAGDGGSAALRRVYVEQGQDRLVYEIADDALRGIEGVIAKWTAPEQGAGSSPSASR
- a CDS encoding MGDG synthase family glycosyltransferase, whose protein sequence is MDGTRAGSRLVALRQSLSKAVLPLRAVPAWRDLQPAEVLMLTATYGQGHIQAARALAEAMAVVRPGIRTASIDFFDLINPVFNAATRLAYIYSVRKAPVLWREFYERTARIDPDSFLQQRLYHLGESALRRTIEATQARVVVSTHPTPGGVVAELHRDGKLWPEPALTATVITDYVLHSQWVHPSTGLYLASCHDVADELMARGIPASRIEVTGIPIRSGFRRPVDREAARARWGLDAERPVVVMLIGAHGMMRGAVEACRRLARLPEPLQLVVVAGFDRHLQATLEAELAGSPHPVRVLGFVEEVPALMAASDVLVTKPGGLTVSEALAMGTCTVVYSPIPGQEEGNAAYLRRHDAAEVAASPAELAFVVEGLLQAPERRRQLAERARQLGRPDAATEAASLILGRGLP
- a CDS encoding polysaccharide deacetylase family protein produces the protein MSGTGLLLMGLAGAWTALAALSYTVGADVWYRGLGCGVIREGPGAGGQLALTFDDGPDPVWTARIASALEAFGARGTFFVLASGARRHPAVVRRLLEGGHEVALHGYDHRPLWLTGPRESCRRLFEAVAVLESILDGQRPRFFRPPWGHFNLAAARCARELGLRLVLWSHAPPDWRARTPAGELARHLREALRPGAIVDLHDAGPGDRPLVLAEVLPEALQLGRSRGLRFVTLSQLLHDDGGAAPRRARPIRQGEATHT
- a CDS encoding YkoP family protein, whose translation is MSRPTHARGRGARSRWRHLMARAWSGWEWAFAKLFRLYQVPGAGDGVLSFGFRRWRGPAVRLGDGTVVRRGDWVAEVHITSPRVLARRDVASSSLTRLVFVLSAQMRSALQALAREIESGRLTVPIVALYGKTLLHRGAARLGFEVHDLPEGIGSRLLAAYERWLVSLYHPLAPGAGAMGERVKIVWLSTGALLRRFGERGPTIGDRTGAQAEAPSWYTAPGNPGEGTRP
- the erpA gene encoding iron-sulfur cluster insertion protein ErpA, with product MITLTAEATTQLRRLLAEKNRPGLFLRLFVQPGGCRGFSYGMAFDDEMRDDDVVVEHEGVRIAVDPFSARLLEGARVDYTDALMGGGFTITNPNAVSTCGCGRSFRTRGARGNPQSCCH